GGCCGATGGGGTACCGCCGCGTTGAACGTGACCTAAAACCGTGACGCGGGTTTCCACATGATTGCCACTACAGCGGGCAATTTGATCGGTAATATACTCGCCAATTCCCCGCAAACGTACCTCGCCGTGGGCATCGGTGTAAACTCGCGACTCGCCATCGGGGGTTTTGGCACCTTCGGCCACTACTACGATCGCAAATTTTCGCCCCCACTGGTTCCGCAAATTGTCAATATGGCGACAGACCCCAGCAATAGAATAGGGAATTTCGGGGATGAGAATCACATCCGCGCCGCCTGCAATTCCAGCGTGTAAAGCCAAATGACCGACATCGCGTCCCATCACTTCCACCACCATCACGCGGTCGTGACTGGCGGCGGTGAAGCTGAGGCGATAGAGGGCATCGGTAATGGTGTTTACGGCAGAATCAAACCCGACCGACCGTTCGGTAAAGGGGACATCGTTATCAATGGTTTTGGGGACGCCGACGAGTTTCCAGCCGCCTTTTTGCGCGAGTTTGTACAGAATGGCTAAACTACCTTCGCCACCAATCGCAATCAGTGCATCTAATCCTAACTCGCGATAACCTGCGATCGCCTCTTCTGCCCTAGCTTCAGTATCCCCTTTATTGATAGAACCGAGGATCGTTCCCCCCATGCTTAACAAAGGGTCTAAGCCATGCAATTCCAGACCGTGAACGTTAAGAATCTCGCTTTTGCGTTCGAGTAGACCCTGCGTGGCATACGGGATACCTAGAACTTCCCACTCGTAAGTTAAGGTGGCATGGCTGACAACGGCGCGAATGACTGCGTTTAAGCCGGGACAGTCTCCGCCACTGGTCAAAATCCCAATTCTTTTTTTCATAATTGAGTTATCCCCACATACTTCAATCCGGTAGTGGCTCTCCCTTAAGTGTGTAACAGATGCGACCAAAACGTAAATTAATAATTGTATTTTAAGAAACGATTTAATAATGAGAGCCGGGTAGCGAAGCGTTAACAAATTATTTTGATTTCCACAAATCGCGATACAAATCTTAGCTTCGTAAAGTTCCTTAAAACTCCAATTTTTGGCAAACCCTTAGCAAGCAACAGAATTCGGATAAAACAACCTCTATATTGTTTATTTAGATTATCTGCAAGTTGGACTTTCAGGCGTTCGCTTTTGAGATTAGAGATAAACTGGAAATAAAGGAATTAGACAGTTGACTCGTTAAAGCAACAGAACGACGAGGAGATTTAAGGATTATGTTTGAACAGTGGAAAACCTTCGTTCCAGGAAAATGGACAAATGAAGTCAATGTACGCGACTTCATTCAGAAAAACTACACACCTTATGAAGGCGATCGCGACTTTTTAGCGAGTGCAACTGATTGTACCCAAAAGCTCTGGCATCAAGTTCAAGAATTGATGAAACAAGAGCGAGAAAAAGGGATTTTAGACGCCGATACGAAAGTTCCCTCAACCATTACTTCCCACGCCCCCGGCTATATCAATCAAGACCTAGAGCAAATTGTCGGCTTGCAAACCGATAAACCTCTCAAACGCGCCATTATGCCCAACGGCGGGATTCGCGTTGTTGAAAAAGGACTCGAAGCCTACGGTTACAAACTCGATCCGCAAACCAAAGAAATCTTCACCAAATATCGCAAATCTCATAACGATGGCGTCTTCGATGCCTACAATCGTTCCATGCGGTTAGCGCGTCACTCCGGCATCATTACCGGCTTACCCGATGCCTACGGTCGCGGTCGAATTATTGGCGACTATCGGCGCGTTGCCTTGTATGGCATTGACTTCTTAATTCAAGATAAAAAACAACAACTCGCCGCCCTTGAATGCGATGTTGTAGACGAATCAGTCATTCGCCTGTCTGAAGAACTTAACGAACAAATTCGGGCATTAAACGAACTCAAACAAATGGCCGCTAGCTACGGTTGCGAGATCGGCCGGCCCGCAGCGAATGCCAAAGAAGCCGTTCAATGGCTTTACTTCGGATATTTAGCCGCCGTCAAAGAACAAAATGGTGCGGCGATGTCCTTGGGACGCGTTTCCACTTTCCTAGATATTTACTTTGAACGCGACTTGCACAACGGCGACGCCACAGAAGTTCAACTGCAAGAATATATCGACCATTTCGTCATGAAATTGCGGATGGTGCGCTTCTTGCGGACGCCTGACTATAACGAACTGTTTTCCGGCGACCCCACCTGGGTGACAGAATGTATTGGCGGACTCAGCGAAGATAGTCGTCCGTTAGTCACCAAAACCAGTTTCCGCATTCTCCACACCCTATATAACCTAGGGCCTGCCCCCGAACCCAACCTGACTGTACTATGGTCAGAACGCCTGCCAGAAAACTTCAAGAACTTCTGCGCCCAAGTTTCCGCCGATACCAGTTCAATTCAATACGAAAATGACGATCTGATGCGGCCGGAATACGGCGACGACTACGGAATTGCGTGTTGCGTTTCTGCGATGCGAATTGGCAAGCAAATGCAATTTTTCGGGGCCCGCGCCAACCTCGCCAAAGCCTTACTGTATGCCATTAACGGCGGTAAGGATGAAAAATCGGGCGAACAAATTGCCCCCGCCTTTGCGCCAATTACTGCTGAATATCTCGATTATGACGAAGTGGTGGCCAAGTTTAACCTGTTGATGGATTGGCTATCGAAACTCTACGTCAACACCCTCAACGTCATCCACTATATGCATGATAAGTATGCATACGAACGCATTGAGATGGCGTTGCACGATCGCGATATTCTGCGGACAATGGCCTGCGGCGTGGCTGGGTTATCCGTAGTTGCAGACTCCCTTGCAGCCATTAAGTACGCGAAAGTCAAAGTTATCCGTAACGAACAAGGGCTAGTCGTGGATTACGCCATTGAAGGCGACTATCCTAAATTTGGGAATAATGACGATCGCGTAGACGAAATCGCAGTGAACCTCGTTCGCGACTTCATGAACCGCCTGCGGAAGTGTAAAACCTATCGCGACGCCCTTCCCACCCAATCGATTTTGACCATTACCTCTAACGTCGTTTACGGGAAGAAAACCGGAAGTACCCCCGACGGACGTAAAGCAGGCGTTCCCTTTGCACCAGGGGCAAACCCCATGCATGGACGGGATACCAAGGGCGCGATCGCAGCCTTAGCCTCTGTCGCCAAACTTCCCTACGAACACGCCCAAGACGGAATTTCCTACACCTTCTCGATCGTCCCCAAAGCATTGGGTAAAGGCGAAACCGATCGGGCGAATAACCTCGCAGGCTTACTCGATGGATACTTCCACGACGGCGGCCATCATGTCAACATTAACGTCCTCGACCGCGAAAAACTGATTGACGCGATGGATCATCCCGAACTGTATCCTCAACTCACCATCCGAGTTTCCGGTTACGCAGTGAACTTCATCAAACTCACCCGCGAACAGCAACTCGATGTCATCAGCCGCACTTTCCACGAAAGATTCTAACGCTCTCACCTAAGTTTTAGACCCCCAATAGGGAATGGGAGAATCCTTCTATTCCCTATTTCTTTGCAAGAGATGGGGAAGAAGGGAGTTGGGAATTGGGAGTTGGGGGTTGGGGAAGAAGAGGATGGGGAGGTGGGGGGATGGGGGGATGGGGGGGAAGAAGGGAGTTGGGAATTAGGAGTTGGGGGTTGGGGAAGAAGGGAGTTGGGGTTAATTCTGACTTACTCCCAGACTGATCGGAACTCAGCACTCTTTAAAAATGGGGAGAATCAAGGTAAATCAGCTATTGTTCTAGATCCCCACTCAGCACTCAGCACTAATTTCCCCCCATTCGCCCACCTTCTTCCCCACTCAGCACTCTTTTCCCCACTCGGAACTCGGAACTTTGCACTCCTTCCCCCACTCAGCACTCAGCACTTTACACTCAGCACTTAGAGAAGCACTTAGAGAAGCACTTAGAGAAGCACTTAAAGATGACGACTACTGGAAAAATCCACTCTGTTGAAACCTGTGGAACTGTAGATGGCCCTGGAATTCGTTTTGTAATTTTTACACAAGGCTGTCCGTTACGCTGCTTATATTGCCATAATCCGGACTGTCGCAATATTACTGATGGGAAGCCCGTTACGGTTGACGAACTGATCGAGGAGATTCAAAAGTATCGTTCCTATATGCGCTTTTCGGGAGGTGGCGTTACGGTGACGGGGGGAGAACCCCTGATGCAACCGGAATTTGTGCGAGAAATCTTTCGTCGCTGCCATGAGTTGGGCATTCATACGGCTTTGGATACGTCGGGTTACACCACTTTAGAGGCGGCTAAACCCGTTCTGGACTATGCGGATCTTGTCTTACTGGATATTAAGTCGTTTAACCCAGAAACTTACTTTAAAGTCACCCACGTCGCCATTCAACCGACTTTGGACTTTGCGAAATACTTAAACGAAATTCACAAACCCGCTTGGATACGGTTTGTATTAGTTCCTCATCTAACGGACGATCCGGAGAATATGCGCGGCTTGGCTGAGTTTGTGGCACAATTCACCAATGTGGAACGCCTGGAGGTGCTACCGTTCCATAAGATGGGCGAGTACAAGTGGGAACAGTTGGGGTATGAGTATCAACTGAAGGATACTCCACCCGCATCGTCGGAGTTAGTGGAAAGCGCGATCGCGATTTTTCAAAGTTACGGCTTGAAGGTTGCCGTTTAACTTGGAGAATCTGAAACGGGAACCTCTAAAGTTTCGACTAGAAAAGCCCACTTATCAGCCGCTTCTTCGATAATCTTAGTGGTGGGTTTACCCGCCCCATGTCCGGCTTTGGTTTCAATGCGAATTAACACGGGGTTTTCTCCCTGATGGGCGGCTTGCAAAGCTGCTGCAAATTTGAAACTATGGGCAGGAACCACGCGATCGTCGCGATCGGCGGTTGTGATTAAAGTGGCAGGATAGGCGGTACCGGGTTTGAGATTGTGTAAGGGAGAATAGGCGTAAAGTGCCTGAAATTCCTCTGGGTTGTCGGGGGAACCGTAATCGGAACACCAGGCCCAACCAATGGTAAATTGAGGAAAACGTAACATATCCATAACGCCGACTGCGGGAAGGGCGGCGGCGAATAATTCGGGGCGTTGAGTCATGCAAGCCCCTACTAATAATCCGCCATTACTTCCGCCGCCAATGGCTAATTTAGCGGGGTTGGTATAGCGGTTCGCAATCAGCCATTCAGCGGCTGCAATAAAGTCATCAAAGACGTTTTGCTTATTTAGTCGCATTCCGGCTTGGTGCCAAGCTTCTCCATATTCGCCGCCGCCCCGCAAATTGGCAACGGCAAAAGCGCCGCCCAGTTCCATCCAAATGATGTTACTGACTGAAAAACTGGGCGTTAGAGAAATATTAAATCCCCCGTAGCCGTAAAGATAGGTTGGGTTATCGCCCGTCCGTTTTAAACCTTTTTTGTAGGTAATAAACATGGGAATTTGGGTTTTATCTTTACTGAGATAAAACACCTGTTGGGTTTCGTAGTCGTCGGGGTTAAAATCGACTTGCGGTTGGCGAAAGATGGTGCTTTCTCCTGTCACCATATTGTAGCGATAGATGGTGGGAGGGGTGGTGAAGCTGGTAAAGCTGAAAAAGGTTTCGCGATCGCACCGCTTCCCGCTAAATCCACCCGCCGAACCAATTCCGGGTAAATCAATCTCTCGAATTAAGGCACCATCTAGATTAAAAACTTTAACTAAGGTATGGGCATCTTGCAGATAGAGGACAACAAAACTCTGATTTAGCAATCCAATGCTTTCTAAAACTTGTTCTGTTTCAGGGATGATTTCTTGCCAATGTTCGCGTTGAGGTTTTTCAGTATCAATGGCAATTAATCGACCGCGAGGGGCATCAAGATCGGTTCGCAGCCAAAAGCAGGAACCCTCGTTATCAATAAAGCTATAACTGGCTTCAAATTGATTAATTAACTCTACAACTGGTGATTCTGGAACCGATAAATCTTGATAGAATAAGAGGTTCTTAGAATCTGTACCCATCCAAACGCTAATAATTAAATAACGCCCATCTTCGCTGACTTCGCCGCTAAATCCCCACTCTTTTTCATCGGGGCGATCGTAGATTAAAATATCTTCGTTTTGAGAAGTACCCAAGCGGTGATAGTAGAGTTTTTGATAGTAATTAATATCGTTAAATTGGGTTGATTCTTGGGGTTCGTCGTAGCGACTATAGAAAAATCCTTTACCGTCTTTTGTCCAAGAAGCGCCCGAAAATTTAATCCATTTTAGATGGTCGCTTAAGTCTTCTGCGGTTTCGACATTGCGGACTTTCCACTCTTGCCAATCGGAACCCGAAGCCGACAAACCATAGGCCATCAATTGACCATCTTCACTAATGGCAATCCCGGAGAGAGCTACTGTACCATCATCTGAAAGTTGATTAGGATCGAGCAAAACTCTCGGTTCGCCCTCTAGACTGTCGAGGACATATAAGACGCTTTGATTTTGCAAGCCGTCATTTTTGAAGTAGAAATAGCGATCGCCCTCTTTAAACGGAACGCCATACTTCTCATAATCCCACAGTTGCGTCAGGCGCTGTTTCAGCTTTTGGCGAATGGGAATTTGCTGAAGATAGTCAAACGTCACCTGATTTTGCGCTTCAATCCAAGCCTGAGTTTCCTCAGAATTGGGATCTTCTAGCCAGCGATAGGGATCTGCCACCTCAACGCCATGATAGCGGTCAACTTGGTCAACCCGAAGGCTAACCGGATAATTTACAGAAGACTTAACCTTGGACATGAGCGAGCATCCAGCAGCAACATAGTCTAGTCTAGCGCTTGGGGTTCAACGAACAGGGCCAATCGGCAACTCTAGGCTATACGGCTTGCAGCCAGTGGTGAGAGACTAAGCAGTGGTCTAAGTTATCCTTTGATGTTGTACGGATGGGAGTTGACCCTTGAAATACTTTTTTCTATCAGATGGGTGGACAGTTGGTCGAGTCTGGGAATTT
This Desertifilum tharense IPPAS B-1220 DNA region includes the following protein-coding sequences:
- a CDS encoding ATP-dependent 6-phosphofructokinase, encoding MKKRIGILTSGGDCPGLNAVIRAVVSHATLTYEWEVLGIPYATQGLLERKSEILNVHGLELHGLDPLLSMGGTILGSINKGDTEARAEEAIAGYRELGLDALIAIGGEGSLAILYKLAQKGGWKLVGVPKTIDNDVPFTERSVGFDSAVNTITDALYRLSFTAASHDRVMVVEVMGRDVGHLALHAGIAGGADVILIPEIPYSIAGVCRHIDNLRNQWGRKFAIVVVAEGAKTPDGESRVYTDAHGEVRLRGIGEYITDQIARCSGNHVETRVTVLGHVQRGGTPSALDRLMATAFGKAAVDLVAREQFGQMVAWQNGQVVSVPLEDVFHNSPRPVKPDDFLVQTARGLGVYIGEVAEVES
- the pflB gene encoding formate C-acetyltransferase, translating into MFEQWKTFVPGKWTNEVNVRDFIQKNYTPYEGDRDFLASATDCTQKLWHQVQELMKQEREKGILDADTKVPSTITSHAPGYINQDLEQIVGLQTDKPLKRAIMPNGGIRVVEKGLEAYGYKLDPQTKEIFTKYRKSHNDGVFDAYNRSMRLARHSGIITGLPDAYGRGRIIGDYRRVALYGIDFLIQDKKQQLAALECDVVDESVIRLSEELNEQIRALNELKQMAASYGCEIGRPAANAKEAVQWLYFGYLAAVKEQNGAAMSLGRVSTFLDIYFERDLHNGDATEVQLQEYIDHFVMKLRMVRFLRTPDYNELFSGDPTWVTECIGGLSEDSRPLVTKTSFRILHTLYNLGPAPEPNLTVLWSERLPENFKNFCAQVSADTSSIQYENDDLMRPEYGDDYGIACCVSAMRIGKQMQFFGARANLAKALLYAINGGKDEKSGEQIAPAFAPITAEYLDYDEVVAKFNLLMDWLSKLYVNTLNVIHYMHDKYAYERIEMALHDRDILRTMACGVAGLSVVADSLAAIKYAKVKVIRNEQGLVVDYAIEGDYPKFGNNDDRVDEIAVNLVRDFMNRLRKCKTYRDALPTQSILTITSNVVYGKKTGSTPDGRKAGVPFAPGANPMHGRDTKGAIAALASVAKLPYEHAQDGISYTFSIVPKALGKGETDRANNLAGLLDGYFHDGGHHVNINVLDREKLIDAMDHPELYPQLTIRVSGYAVNFIKLTREQQLDVISRTFHERF
- the pflA gene encoding pyruvate formate-lyase-activating protein, translated to MTTTGKIHSVETCGTVDGPGIRFVIFTQGCPLRCLYCHNPDCRNITDGKPVTVDELIEEIQKYRSYMRFSGGGVTVTGGEPLMQPEFVREIFRRCHELGIHTALDTSGYTTLEAAKPVLDYADLVLLDIKSFNPETYFKVTHVAIQPTLDFAKYLNEIHKPAWIRFVLVPHLTDDPENMRGLAEFVAQFTNVERLEVLPFHKMGEYKWEQLGYEYQLKDTPPASSELVESAIAIFQSYGLKVAV
- a CDS encoding prolyl oligopeptidase family protein, whose amino-acid sequence is MSKVKSSVNYPVSLRVDQVDRYHGVEVADPYRWLEDPNSEETQAWIEAQNQVTFDYLQQIPIRQKLKQRLTQLWDYEKYGVPFKEGDRYFYFKNDGLQNQSVLYVLDSLEGEPRVLLDPNQLSDDGTVALSGIAISEDGQLMAYGLSASGSDWQEWKVRNVETAEDLSDHLKWIKFSGASWTKDGKGFFYSRYDEPQESTQFNDINYYQKLYYHRLGTSQNEDILIYDRPDEKEWGFSGEVSEDGRYLIISVWMGTDSKNLLFYQDLSVPESPVVELINQFEASYSFIDNEGSCFWLRTDLDAPRGRLIAIDTEKPQREHWQEIIPETEQVLESIGLLNQSFVVLYLQDAHTLVKVFNLDGALIREIDLPGIGSAGGFSGKRCDRETFFSFTSFTTPPTIYRYNMVTGESTIFRQPQVDFNPDDYETQQVFYLSKDKTQIPMFITYKKGLKRTGDNPTYLYGYGGFNISLTPSFSVSNIIWMELGGAFAVANLRGGGEYGEAWHQAGMRLNKQNVFDDFIAAAEWLIANRYTNPAKLAIGGGSNGGLLVGACMTQRPELFAAALPAVGVMDMLRFPQFTIGWAWCSDYGSPDNPEEFQALYAYSPLHNLKPGTAYPATLITTADRDDRVVPAHSFKFAAALQAAHQGENPVLIRIETKAGHGAGKPTTKIIEEAADKWAFLVETLEVPVSDSPS